One window of Nostoc sp. C052 genomic DNA carries:
- a CDS encoding R3H domain-containing nucleic acid-binding protein, which produces MTITDDLQKLLDILPQDLRQVLESHPKRDSLVEVVLDLGRRPEARFPNQAEYLSEVPVTQEQIDDCIQRVGTFGGDNRAGIEQTLHRISAIRNRTGKIIGLTCRVGRAIFGTIGMIRDLVETGKSILMLGRPGVGKTTALREIARVLADDLNKRVVIIDTSNEIAGDGDVAHPAIGRARRMQVAHPNQQHQVMIEAVENHMPEVIVIDEIGTELEALAARTIAERGVQLVGTAHGNQIENLIKNPTLADLVGGIQAVTLGDDEARRRGSQKTVLERKAPPTFEIAVEMLERQRWTVHESVADTVDNLLRGRQPTPQTRTVDDQGKIGVTRQLAVVNGRGGQLGTVEESFPPARPSNGWRSSGQMVALPQLPVERVTGRSEFDRLLDESFNYSESIDLDAATRHPGPNGEDLPLHVYPYGVSRHQLEQVISVLTLPVVLTKDIDSADAILALRSHVKNHAKLRQMAKARHVPIHMIKSSTIPQITRGLRRLLNIDDPEMADDLELQLFLHNGSDDEMDALEEARLAVEQIVIPKGQPVELLPRSPQVRKMQHELVEHYRLKSHSFGEEPNRRLRIYPA; this is translated from the coding sequence ATGACGATTACAGACGATCTCCAAAAGTTATTAGACATTTTGCCCCAAGACCTGCGACAAGTACTAGAGAGTCATCCCAAACGAGATAGTTTAGTAGAAGTAGTCTTGGATTTGGGTCGTCGCCCAGAGGCTCGCTTTCCTAATCAAGCTGAGTATTTGAGCGAAGTACCCGTTACTCAAGAACAGATAGATGATTGCATTCAACGAGTCGGAACCTTTGGCGGAGATAATCGGGCAGGAATTGAGCAAACTTTGCATCGGATCAGTGCCATCCGCAACCGCACGGGTAAGATTATTGGCTTAACCTGTCGCGTTGGTCGGGCGATATTCGGAACCATTGGCATGATCCGCGATTTGGTAGAAACTGGTAAATCGATTCTCATGCTGGGGCGTCCAGGCGTGGGCAAAACTACCGCCTTACGGGAAATCGCCCGTGTTTTGGCAGACGATCTAAATAAGCGAGTGGTAATTATTGACACCTCCAACGAAATCGCTGGGGATGGTGATGTTGCTCACCCCGCCATTGGTCGCGCTCGGCGGATGCAGGTAGCTCATCCAAATCAACAGCATCAGGTGATGATTGAGGCAGTGGAAAACCACATGCCAGAAGTCATTGTCATTGATGAAATTGGCACGGAACTGGAAGCTTTAGCGGCTCGTACCATTGCGGAACGAGGTGTACAGTTGGTAGGTACTGCTCACGGGAATCAGATCGAAAATCTGATTAAAAACCCCACCCTGGCTGATTTAGTTGGGGGTATCCAAGCTGTGACGCTGGGAGACGATGAAGCTAGACGGCGAGGCTCTCAAAAGACTGTTTTGGAGCGGAAAGCCCCGCCTACCTTTGAAATTGCTGTGGAAATGTTGGAACGCCAACGCTGGACAGTACACGAAAGTGTTGCTGACACCGTAGATAATCTGTTGCGGGGTCGTCAGCCGACTCCACAAACGAGAACCGTTGATGACCAGGGCAAAATTGGTGTTACCCGCCAGCTAGCTGTTGTCAATGGTCGCGGTGGCCAGCTAGGGACAGTGGAAGAATCTTTCCCGCCAGCACGACCCTCTAATGGTTGGCGTTCGTCTGGACAAATGGTAGCACTGCCACAATTGCCTGTAGAGCGGGTAACTGGGCGCAGTGAGTTTGACCGTTTGCTGGATGAATCCTTCAATTATTCTGAAAGCATTGATTTGGATGCTGCTACTAGACACCCAGGGCCCAATGGTGAAGATTTGCCATTGCACGTTTACCCTTATGGCGTTAGCCGTCACCAATTGGAGCAGGTGATTAGCGTGCTAACTTTGCCCGTGGTATTGACAAAAGATATAGATAGTGCTGATGCAATTTTAGCACTGCGATCGCACGTCAAAAACCACGCCAAATTACGCCAAATGGCCAAAGCGCGTCATGTACCCATCCACATGATCAAGTCCAGCACCATTCCCCAAATTACCCGTGGTTTGCGGCGGTTGCTGAACATCGACGATCCAGAAATGGCCGATGATCTAGAACTGCAACTGTTTTTGCACAATGGTAGCGATGATGAGATGGATGCCTTGGAAGAAGCTAGACTTGCTGTTGAGCAAATTGTGATTCCAAAAGGACAGCCAGTGGAGTTATTGCCGCGTTCCCCGCAAGTCCGCAAAATGCAACATGAGTTGGTAGAACATTATCGCCTCAAGTCGCATAGTTTTGGTGAAGAACCAAATAGAAGATTGCGGATTTATCCGGCGTAA
- the dpdE gene encoding protein DpdE, giving the protein MIKLGLLVQSQNNSLGIGKVTEISDTNAIVEYFCSIGQRLQKTLPLSSLSEVQLEPQARCYIKFPTQEKWIVGRVFIWDEDEERYQIDLPDKKTAIASVEDIYVRCNLPNTNPIETLAMKGHETPYFHDKRLAFVKSLIQQRAVSRGMTGLISANINLYPHQVEVVRRVLEDPIQRYLLADEVGLGKTIEAGAILRQFLLDEPKRGAVVIVPQYLLKQWRTELENKFYISHFGKRVAVLAVEDIHKINLKAKIGCLILDEAHHIAAMATSKDAAVRQRFQTCKELAHKSDRLLLLSATPVLNHEQDFLAMLHLLDPTTYKLGDLAGFRTKVESRQQIGKVLLSFKEDAEPEVLKSNLQQLRDLFAEDKYLLKLADDLENCLQANSTEQEQIVQAIRVHVSDTYRLHRRMLRNRRAAVEDVIFDRNFTPKEEYDLDERSLDIHELLNQWRSVAPQEKQYQRIFLLLFLAAGTWLGILEQVITARLTAKPHAKLIQEFKEDDIRILTTTPKFSGEEEILQSLLKIIRQPQEDGQRTENLKTVLLNQLGTYFKIPANVRKNQNEFITRIQQRIKRPITGDILPKFVVFTSFVQTCGEIVRYLSDTFGAETVASHQFGESPDKVEEGLNRFKNNPNCFILVCDRSGEEGRNLQFADWLIHFDLPWSPNQLEQRIGRLDRIGSKIGIQSSALIGPYLEDSSHNAWYKVLKDGFGIFQQSIASLQFYVDEKLAELETVLFQSGAAGLLEMVSPIQAQIAAEIVKISEQNTLDEIDANDEIATQYFQDLDNYDACHLEIKRAIEGWICDALGFRGMNNPDSSDMRRYQPTTRTLVPINELKNRFAESYLDQFGTYNRRVANQNAGIKLFRVGEGFVEALLNYINWDDRGEAFAMWRTDTSWDAKEGKEWFGFQCNYVVETNLKNVKQVLIDYKLDNSQFKNLQRRVDALFPPIIETIYVDGRKEPIRVVEDKALLSILQRPYKDKNNNQGRDYNLAKERLGIIDDFVDPSKWQNFCYQVRNTSSELLANRPDFIELCQSCANVAEKKLSNRVEQLRLRLNQQNWDQALAEEVKIETALNAAILEGIRQPLLRLDSVGFIIVSGRSLVQFE; this is encoded by the coding sequence ATGATTAAGCTTGGTTTATTGGTACAGTCCCAGAATAACTCTTTGGGTATCGGAAAAGTTACGGAAATATCTGATACTAATGCGATCGTTGAGTATTTCTGCTCTATAGGGCAACGTCTCCAAAAAACGTTACCTTTAAGTTCGCTCTCTGAAGTCCAGCTTGAACCCCAAGCTAGATGCTACATCAAGTTCCCAACCCAGGAAAAATGGATCGTTGGCAGAGTTTTCATCTGGGATGAAGATGAAGAAAGGTATCAAATAGATTTACCAGATAAGAAAACGGCGATCGCTTCTGTTGAAGACATTTACGTTCGCTGCAATTTACCCAACACAAATCCCATCGAAACTCTAGCGATGAAGGGTCACGAAACCCCCTACTTCCATGACAAAAGATTGGCTTTCGTGAAATCTTTGATTCAGCAACGCGCTGTGAGTCGGGGGATGACAGGACTAATTTCGGCAAATATCAATCTTTATCCTCACCAAGTTGAAGTAGTTAGGCGGGTACTAGAAGACCCAATTCAACGCTACTTGTTAGCAGACGAGGTGGGACTCGGAAAAACCATCGAAGCAGGTGCGATTCTCCGTCAATTCCTTCTGGATGAGCCGAAAAGAGGTGCGGTAGTGATAGTTCCGCAATATTTGCTCAAACAATGGCGGACTGAGTTAGAAAACAAGTTTTACATCTCCCATTTTGGCAAACGGGTAGCGGTACTGGCGGTTGAAGACATCCATAAAATCAACCTGAAAGCGAAGATAGGCTGCTTAATTTTAGATGAAGCTCATCATATTGCAGCAATGGCGACCTCTAAGGATGCAGCAGTTCGCCAGCGTTTTCAGACTTGCAAAGAACTTGCTCATAAAAGCGATCGCTTACTTTTATTATCTGCAACTCCGGTTCTGAATCATGAGCAAGATTTTTTAGCCATGTTGCACTTGCTTGACCCAACAACCTATAAACTGGGTGATTTAGCAGGTTTCCGTACCAAAGTTGAAAGCCGTCAGCAAATTGGTAAAGTTCTGCTTTCTTTTAAAGAAGATGCAGAACCAGAGGTTCTCAAAAGCAACTTGCAGCAACTACGAGACCTCTTCGCTGAAGATAAGTATTTGCTGAAGCTAGCAGATGATTTAGAAAATTGTTTACAAGCAAATTCTACTGAGCAAGAGCAAATCGTCCAAGCGATTCGCGTCCATGTCAGCGATACCTATCGACTACACCGGCGAATGCTTCGCAACCGTCGCGCGGCGGTGGAAGATGTGATATTTGACCGCAACTTCACGCCCAAAGAAGAGTATGATTTAGACGAGCGATCGCTTGATATCCACGAACTCCTCAATCAATGGCGGAGTGTTGCCCCTCAAGAAAAGCAATATCAGCGAATTTTTCTGCTGTTATTTCTCGCTGCTGGCACTTGGTTAGGCATTTTAGAGCAGGTAATTACCGCCCGGTTAACTGCTAAACCTCATGCTAAACTCATCCAAGAGTTTAAAGAAGATGATATTCGCATCTTAACTACAACCCCAAAATTCTCAGGGGAAGAAGAAATTCTGCAATCCTTACTAAAAATTATTCGTCAACCTCAAGAGGACGGACAACGGACGGAAAATTTAAAAACAGTACTGCTGAATCAGCTAGGTACTTACTTCAAAATCCCTGCAAACGTTCGCAAGAATCAAAACGAATTCATCACCAGAATCCAGCAGAGAATCAAAAGACCAATTACTGGCGATATTCTGCCCAAATTTGTTGTATTTACCAGTTTTGTGCAAACTTGTGGCGAAATTGTCCGGTATTTATCTGATACCTTTGGTGCAGAGACAGTAGCCAGCCATCAATTTGGAGAATCACCAGACAAGGTTGAGGAAGGCTTAAATAGGTTTAAGAATAACCCAAACTGCTTTATTCTAGTATGCGATCGCTCTGGAGAAGAAGGGCGTAACCTCCAGTTTGCCGATTGGTTAATTCATTTTGACCTACCTTGGTCGCCTAATCAATTAGAGCAGAGAATTGGCAGACTTGACCGCATTGGCAGCAAAATTGGCATTCAATCTAGTGCCTTGATTGGCCCTTATTTGGAAGATAGCTCCCACAATGCTTGGTATAAAGTCTTAAAGGATGGATTTGGTATTTTCCAACAATCAATCGCCAGTCTGCAATTTTATGTGGATGAGAAACTTGCAGAATTAGAAACAGTTTTATTTCAATCAGGTGCGGCTGGATTGTTAGAGATGGTTTCACCAATTCAAGCGCAAATTGCAGCGGAAATAGTCAAAATTAGCGAACAAAATACTCTCGATGAAATTGACGCTAATGATGAAATTGCAACCCAGTATTTTCAAGATTTAGATAATTACGATGCTTGCCATTTAGAAATTAAGCGAGCAATTGAAGGCTGGATTTGTGACGCGCTGGGATTCAGGGGAATGAATAACCCAGATTCATCAGATATGCGACGTTATCAACCAACAACGCGTACCTTAGTTCCCATAAATGAGTTAAAAAATCGCTTTGCTGAGAGTTATCTAGACCAATTTGGTACTTATAATCGTAGAGTAGCAAACCAGAATGCTGGTATTAAGCTCTTTCGAGTTGGCGAAGGATTTGTTGAAGCACTCTTGAATTATATAAACTGGGATGACCGAGGTGAAGCCTTTGCAATGTGGCGCACTGATACATCTTGGGATGCTAAAGAAGGAAAAGAGTGGTTCGGTTTCCAATGCAATTATGTAGTCGAGACAAATTTAAAAAATGTCAAACAAGTTTTAATCGATTACAAACTAGATAATTCTCAATTCAAAAACTTGCAGAGACGCGTTGATGCTTTATTTCCACCAATTATAGAAACTATCTATGTTGATGGTCGCAAAGAGCCAATACGCGTTGTTGAAGATAAAGCACTCTTAAGTATCCTGCAACGTCCATATAAAGATAAAAACAATAATCAAGGACGAGATTACAATCTAGCAAAAGAGCGCTTAGGAATTATTGACGATTTTGTTGACCCTAGTAAATGGCAAAATTTCTGCTATCAAGTGCGTAACACTTCTTCAGAATTACTTGCCAATCGTCCCGATTTTATTGAATTATGCCAAAGTTGTGCTAACGTTGCCGAAAAGAAATTAAGCAATCGAGTAGAACAATTACGCCTGCGTCTGAACCAGCAAAATTGGGATCAGGCACTAGCTGAAGAAGTGAAGATAGAAACCGCTTTAAATGCAGCAATTCTAGAGGGAATTCGTCAGCCACTACTCAGGCTTGATTCCGTAGGTTTCATTATTGTATCGGGGCGATCGCTTGTACAATTTGAGTAA
- a CDS encoding PAS domain S-box protein: MTTVFFVEDSAEDRVVYRRFLERDEQYSYDIYEFEFGKKALQGCQEKTPDVILLDYRLPDIDGLEFLNQLQRQTQVSQISVIMLTGQGDEIIAVQAIKSGAQDYLVKGKLTPDNLRRAVHGAIKHQQLMQQLKQQQEQQKLVGAIALDIRQSLNLQDILATSVQEVRQLLSADRVLIYQFTPQMQGNVVAESVLSQWTPILGLEIEDTCFQENQGEEYRQGKIWAATNVYEAGLSDCHINLLERFQVKANLVAPILLENKESQAIELWGLFIVHQCSAPRQWQTFEVELLKQLTVQLAIAIQQAQLYQNLQTLNTELEAKVQERTAKLHQGERRFCAIFNNTFQFTGLLTPDGILLEANQTALSFGGLKLEDVIDRPFWEAHWWTISPQTQEKLQQAIAHAAQGEFVRYEVDVLGANNRVATIDFSLRPLLDETGQVILLIPEGRDITEQQIALRDRQKTEEKLRQSEALLATTQQIAHVGSWELNLTTKKRSWSMETFRISGLNPTQCEPDQGEFLEIIHPDDRALIKAQLEKTITQITPFNLEYRIIRPDGSVRYVESKAEIAYDDQGQPVKLLGAVIDITERKQTELEIIRSRDLLEAIYNESADALFLVDVETLLIADCNDRAVKLFAASSKAELINIKGNTLQKQPFTSDEIASFMEEINQQGFWSREVEYITKQGKTFWGNIAAKQIRVAGTVMQLVRITDITARKHGEEEHRRAEIALRESEERLQLALEASGDGLWDWNILTGEVYYSPRYLEMLGYSFDELPHDFSTWERLIHPEDLPWVEKILADHLKDSSVPYKFDYRLQTKSGEYKWIADYGKVVMRDGQGNPLRMTGTHRDISDVYDELNLRKQAEAALAKSEEQLRLTLEFNHIGIWDWNLQTGKVLWNDNGYRLLGLEPEISLASYQLWRNSVHPEDIDQIEQAVSNALAQHTNFQGEYRVIYPNGSVHWLIGKGRGVYNEAGEPIRMLGVIIDNSERKEAEAALQESEARFQAFMNNSPVLAWITDTDGRVLYLNETYLRTFNLLPEQVIGQSIFDLYPAEIARQHFDHIQTVSQTNQVLEVLEVAPRQDGTLGEFLVYKFPILGLSAQKLVGRVAIDITERKILERELARKQKLLDTFINNAPVGISILDWELRYSFINEALAEMNGIPAAAHIGKTQWEIIPNLTSKLEQVFQHVLTTAEPILDLEISGETPKLPGVIRTWLASYFPIQSEADEPFSIGVVVVEISDRKRAEQMLELQAVITRNMAEGICLVRATDGVFVYANPKFEQMFGYEPGELIGQHVSIVNYGDENNTPEDVNQAIRTAILQHGEATYEVHNLKKDGTPFWCSATASIFEHPEYGSVLVAIQQDITEQKQAEEKIKASLKEKEVLLKEIHHRVKNNLGIVSSLLQMQCRRTQDSVVTAILRDSQNRIASIALVHEKLYRSQDLADIDFAQYIPDLTTHLFDSYNVSSSKIKLKIQVDNASLDIETAIPCGLIINELVSNALKYAFIGNRGGEIQVKFFQQSDRTSTLIIRDDGVGLPENFDSKKAKTLGITLVQGLVKQLRGKLEIDSQQGTQFKITFTNNRT; this comes from the coding sequence ATGACAACTGTATTTTTTGTGGAAGACTCTGCTGAAGACAGAGTTGTATATCGACGCTTCCTGGAGCGAGATGAGCAGTACAGCTACGATATTTACGAATTTGAGTTTGGCAAGAAGGCACTGCAAGGCTGCCAAGAGAAAACACCAGATGTAATTCTATTAGACTACAGATTGCCAGATATAGATGGGTTGGAATTTCTCAATCAGCTACAACGGCAAACCCAAGTTAGCCAGATATCTGTGATTATGTTAACTGGGCAGGGGGACGAAATAATCGCAGTCCAAGCGATCAAGAGTGGGGCGCAAGATTATCTAGTCAAGGGAAAATTGACCCCTGATAATTTACGTCGAGCTGTTCATGGGGCGATCAAGCATCAGCAGCTAATGCAGCAGCTAAAACAACAACAGGAACAACAAAAGTTAGTAGGAGCGATCGCTCTTGATATTCGCCAATCCTTGAATCTTCAAGATATCCTCGCCACGAGTGTTCAAGAAGTCCGCCAGTTACTAAGTGCCGATCGGGTACTGATATATCAATTTACGCCTCAAATGCAGGGTAATGTCGTTGCGGAGTCGGTATTATCCCAATGGACACCAATCTTAGGACTGGAGATTGAAGATACCTGTTTTCAGGAAAATCAGGGGGAAGAATATCGCCAGGGGAAAATTTGGGCAGCGACGAACGTCTACGAAGCGGGTTTAAGTGATTGCCATATTAATCTTTTAGAACGGTTTCAGGTGAAGGCAAATTTAGTTGCTCCCATTTTGTTAGAGAACAAGGAAAGTCAAGCAATTGAACTTTGGGGGCTATTTATCGTGCATCAATGTTCTGCCCCGCGACAATGGCAGACATTTGAGGTGGAATTACTCAAGCAATTGACGGTGCAATTAGCGATCGCTATCCAACAAGCCCAACTTTACCAAAACCTCCAAACCCTCAATACCGAGTTAGAAGCTAAAGTACAGGAGCGCACTGCCAAATTGCATCAAGGTGAGCGCCGTTTTTGCGCCATCTTCAATAACACTTTCCAGTTTACAGGACTGCTAACGCCAGATGGCATCTTACTAGAGGCAAATCAGACGGCGCTAAGTTTTGGCGGACTGAAATTGGAAGATGTGATCGATCGCCCTTTTTGGGAGGCACACTGGTGGACAATTTCACCGCAAACTCAAGAAAAATTACAACAAGCGATCGCTCATGCAGCTCAAGGAGAGTTTGTCCGCTATGAAGTGGATGTTCTCGGCGCAAATAACCGAGTCGCAACGATCGATTTTTCCCTGCGTCCGCTTCTAGACGAGACAGGTCAAGTTATTTTGTTGATTCCAGAAGGGCGAGATATCACTGAACAACAAATTGCGCTGCGCGATCGGCAAAAAACTGAGGAAAAACTCCGACAAAGTGAAGCACTGCTAGCCACTACTCAACAAATCGCCCATGTAGGCAGTTGGGAATTGAATTTAACAACGAAAAAGCGCTCTTGGTCAATGGAAACCTTTCGCATCTCTGGTCTAAACCCCACTCAATGCGAACCCGACCAAGGGGAATTTCTCGAAATAATTCATCCAGACGATCGCGCCCTAATCAAGGCCCAACTCGAAAAGACGATCACCCAAATAACCCCTTTCAATCTTGAGTATCGAATTATCCGACCTGATGGTTCAGTGCGCTACGTTGAGTCGAAAGCAGAAATCGCCTATGACGATCAAGGGCAGCCAGTTAAGCTATTGGGAGCGGTTATAGATATTACAGAACGAAAACAAACTGAATTAGAAATTATTCGTAGTCGTGACCTGCTAGAAGCTATTTATAATGAATCCGCTGATGCACTTTTTTTGGTAGATGTCGAAACATTACTGATCGCTGACTGTAACGATCGAGCAGTGAAGCTATTTGCAGCCTCTAGTAAAGCTGAATTAATTAACATTAAAGGCAACACTCTACAAAAACAACCGTTTACTTCCGATGAGATTGCCTCCTTTATGGAAGAAATTAACCAGCAAGGGTTTTGGAGTCGGGAAGTTGAATACATTACTAAGCAGGGCAAAACCTTTTGGGGAAACATCGCAGCCAAACAAATTAGAGTTGCTGGTACTGTGATGCAATTGGTACGAATCACGGATATTACTGCACGGAAACATGGTGAAGAAGAACACCGACGGGCAGAAATAGCTCTTCGAGAAAGCGAGGAACGACTACAATTAGCCCTTGAGGCTTCTGGGGATGGTTTGTGGGACTGGAACATTCTCACTGGAGAGGTGTATTACAGCCCGCGCTATTTAGAAATGCTTGGATACAGCTTTGATGAACTCCCACATGATTTTAGTACTTGGGAGCGATTAATTCATCCAGAGGATTTACCTTGGGTTGAGAAAATTTTGGCAGATCACCTCAAGGACAGTTCAGTACCCTACAAATTTGACTATCGACTTCAAACTAAGTCGGGTGAATACAAATGGATTGCTGACTACGGCAAAGTTGTCATGCGAGATGGACAGGGGAACCCTCTGCGAATGACTGGTACTCATCGGGATATCAGCGATGTTTACGATGAGCTTAACTTACGCAAACAAGCCGAAGCAGCCTTAGCCAAAAGTGAAGAACAACTGAGGCTAACGCTGGAATTTAACCACATCGGTATCTGGGATTGGAATCTTCAAACAGGTAAAGTTCTATGGAACGATAATGGTTATCGATTGTTAGGCTTAGAGCCAGAAATATCACTAGCTAGTTATCAGCTATGGCGCAATTCTGTTCATCCAGAGGATATTGACCAAATTGAACAGGCTGTATCAAATGCACTGGCGCAACATACCAATTTTCAAGGTGAATATCGAGTGATTTATCCTAATGGCAGTGTTCACTGGCTTATAGGGAAAGGGCGTGGCGTTTACAACGAAGCAGGTGAACCCATACGGATGTTAGGTGTAATTATTGATAATAGTGAACGCAAGGAAGCAGAAGCAGCCCTGCAAGAGAGTGAAGCCAGGTTCCAGGCATTTATGAATAACAGCCCAGTGTTAGCTTGGATAACTGATACAGATGGACGTGTACTTTATTTAAACGAAACATACCTGCGGACATTTAACTTACTACCCGAACAGGTAATTGGGCAATCGATTTTTGATCTTTATCCCGCGGAAATTGCTCGGCAACATTTCGATCACATTCAGACAGTCTCACAGACAAATCAGGTACTTGAGGTGCTTGAAGTTGCTCCCCGTCAAGACGGTACTCTTGGAGAGTTCTTGGTATACAAGTTTCCGATTTTGGGATTGTCTGCACAAAAACTAGTGGGTAGAGTGGCGATTGACATCACAGAACGTAAGATTTTGGAGCGAGAACTGGCTCGCAAACAAAAGTTATTGGATACCTTTATCAATAATGCACCCGTTGGTATATCCATTCTGGATTGGGAACTGCGTTATTCATTCATTAATGAAGCATTAGCAGAAATGAATGGCATTCCCGCAGCAGCACATATTGGCAAGACACAGTGGGAAATTATCCCTAATTTGACATCCAAATTGGAGCAAGTCTTTCAACATGTCTTGACAACGGCTGAACCGATTCTGGATTTGGAAATCAGTGGAGAAACCCCAAAACTTCCAGGTGTAATCAGGACTTGGCTAGCTTCTTATTTTCCTATTCAGTCTGAAGCCGATGAACCCTTTAGCATAGGCGTTGTGGTAGTTGAAATTAGCGATCGCAAACGGGCTGAACAAATGTTAGAGTTGCAAGCAGTTATCACCCGCAACATGGCAGAAGGAATTTGCCTAGTTCGTGCCACAGATGGTGTGTTTGTTTATGCCAATCCTAAATTCGAGCAAATGTTTGGCTATGAACCTGGTGAATTAATCGGTCAGCATGTGTCTATTGTCAACTACGGTGACGAAAATAATACACCTGAAGATGTTAATCAGGCTATTAGAACTGCTATTTTGCAACACGGTGAAGCAACCTATGAAGTCCATAATCTTAAAAAAGATGGCACTCCATTCTGGTGTAGCGCTACCGCTTCCATTTTTGAACATCCTGAGTATGGAAGCGTGCTTGTAGCTATCCAACAAGATATCACCGAGCAAAAGCAAGCGGAGGAAAAAATCAAAGCCTCTCTGAAAGAAAAGGAGGTATTACTCAAAGAAATTCATCATCGCGTGAAGAATAATTTAGGAATTGTTAGCAGTTTGCTGCAAATGCAGTGCAGACGTACACAAGATTCTGTAGTGACAGCTATTTTACGCGATAGCCAAAACCGTATCGCCTCCATTGCTCTAGTTCATGAAAAACTATACCGCTCTCAAGACCTCGCTGATATTGATTTTGCTCAATACATTCCAGATTTAACAACTCATTTATTTGATTCCTATAACGTCAGTTCCAGCAAAATCAAACTAAAAATTCAAGTTGATAATGCTAGCCTCGATATCGAAACCGCTATTCCTTGTGGCTTGATTATCAATGAACTAGTTTCCAATGCTTTAAAATACGCTTTTATTGGTAATCGTGGAGGCGAAATCCAGGTCAAATTTTTTCAACAATCAGACCGCACTTCGACACTTATTATTAGAGATGATGGTGTTGGTTTACCTGAAAACTTTGATAGCAAGAAAGCTAAAACACTCGGTATAACCCTTGTCCAAGGTTTAGTCAAGCAGCTAAGGGGAAAGCTCGAAATTGACTCTCAGCAAGGAACGCAGTTTAAAATCACTTTTACAAACAACCGGACGTAA
- the ldpA gene encoding circadian clock protein LdpA, producing MTDLFAPLQSLKRGDWFKLICGASFQHLPAVRSLTLAYTLAGADCIDVAADPAVIAAAQAGLLVAKSLAKDAQKRGFDYKGNSPFLMVSLNDGEDPHFRKAEFNPTECPTNCLRPCERICPAQAIVFNSTKEDFSGVVSEKCYGCGRCIPICPYDIIYTNSYMSTPGAIAPLVMSTGVDAVEIHTKVGRLAEFEQLWQAISPWADQLKLLAISCPDGEGMTDYLRAIYDLIAPLKSALIWQTDGRSMSGDIGDGTTIAAVKLGQKVLAAKLPGYVQLAGGTNSYTVAKLKAMGLLKEAEGQGTGGRGEKFSPLLPAPCPLSSISGVAYGSYARVLLSPILEQLENKEVSNTNVKANLRLEEDEVLLWQAVELAHSLVSQIKSQQEH from the coding sequence GTGACTGATCTGTTCGCCCCTTTACAATCTCTCAAACGAGGTGACTGGTTCAAGCTGATCTGCGGAGCCAGCTTCCAGCATTTGCCGGCAGTCAGAAGTTTAACGTTAGCCTATACTTTGGCTGGCGCTGACTGCATAGATGTTGCAGCTGATCCAGCGGTGATTGCAGCAGCGCAAGCAGGGCTACTTGTAGCCAAATCTCTGGCTAAAGATGCCCAAAAGCGAGGCTTCGACTACAAAGGCAACTCACCCTTTTTGATGGTCAGCCTCAATGATGGAGAAGACCCCCATTTTCGCAAAGCAGAATTTAATCCTACTGAGTGTCCTACAAACTGTCTTAGACCATGTGAACGGATTTGTCCAGCACAAGCAATTGTATTTAACAGTACAAAAGAAGACTTTTCGGGAGTAGTATCCGAAAAATGTTACGGCTGTGGTCGTTGTATACCAATTTGTCCTTATGATATAATTTATACAAATTCATACATGTCAACGCCGGGAGCGATCGCGCCATTGGTAATGTCAACGGGAGTAGATGCCGTAGAAATCCATACAAAAGTTGGGCGGTTGGCAGAATTTGAACAATTATGGCAAGCAATTTCACCGTGGGCCGATCAACTAAAGTTACTAGCTATCAGTTGTCCCGATGGCGAGGGCATGACTGACTACCTAAGAGCTATCTATGACCTGATTGCCCCACTCAAGAGTGCTTTAATTTGGCAAACTGATGGTCGTTCTATGAGTGGTGATATTGGCGATGGCACCACAATAGCCGCGGTGAAATTAGGACAAAAAGTTTTGGCAGCTAAGTTACCGGGATATGTGCAGTTAGCAGGCGGCACAAATAGCTATACCGTTGCTAAGTTAAAGGCAATGGGACTGCTAAAAGAGGCAGAGGGGCAGGGGACAGGGGGCAGAGGAGAAAAGTTTTCCCCCCTGCTCCCTGCTCCCTGCCCCCTCTCCTCCATTTCTGGAGTCGCCTACGGTAGCTATGCCCGTGTACTGCTGTCACCAATTCTCGAACAGTTAGAGAATAAGGAGGTAAGTAACACTAATGTGAAGGCGAATCTTCGCCTAGAAGAAGATGAGGTATTACTTTGGCAAGCTGTAGAACTTGCCCATTCTCTCGTTTCCCAGATCAAGTCACAGCAGGAGCATTAA